One Calonectris borealis chromosome 16, bCalBor7.hap1.2, whole genome shotgun sequence DNA window includes the following coding sequences:
- the MARF1 gene encoding meiosis regulator and mRNA stability factor 1 isoform X5, producing MMEGNRTENLCNRSFGWLQRQENDAKPWLWKLSNCFSAAEKSLPCTAKTKDYMENKKAAVELKDASSPHNAGSKLFPAVPLPDVHPLQQQQIQLSPGPKPTRNSLADAAKIWPNIPPPSAQTAPVPIPICNGCGTKGTGNEKSLLLASSLGKSPQKYGSPEVAITGQVLENLPPIGVFWDIENCSVPTGRSAIAVVQRIREKFFKGHREAEFICVCDISKENKEVIQELNNCQVTVAHINATAKNAADDKLRQSLRRFADTHTAPATVVLVSTDVNFALELSDLRHRHGFRIILVHKNQASEALLHHAHELICFEEFISDLPPRLPLKMPACHTLLYVYNLPTNRDSKSVSNRLRRLSDNCGGKVLSISGSSAILRFLNQESAERARKRMENEDVFGNRIVVSFTPKNKELETKSSSFVGTEKVKSPKKINKNSKLCLLNKDSSDQSSGTKGSAGRGFQIHGSIIKPTNVKSLQELCRLESKTISRNIENQQEHLREQIPSPQSNSNAVIPVSLATKKIGTGEPSCKSSQKRETSASRSITNSPVDKKDKDETVFQVSYPSAFSKLTASRQLSPLLVSQSCWSSRSMSPNLSNRSSPLTFNVVSHTSATDCPDPFANGADIQISNIDYRLSRKELQQNLQEIFSRHGKVKSVELSPHTDYQLKATVQMENLQEAISAVNSLHRYKIGSKRIQVSLATGAASKSLSLLSSETMSILQDAPACCLPVFKFTEIYEKKFGHKLIVSDLYKLTDTVAIRDQGSGWLVCLLPSSQARQSPLGSSQSHDGSSANCSPIIFEELEYHEPVCKQHCLNKDFIEHEFDPDSYRIPFVILSLKTFAPQVHSLLQTHEGTVPLLSFPDCYMSEFNDLEMVPEGQGGVPLEHLITCVPGVNIATAQNGIKVIKWIHNKPPPPTTDPWLLRSKSPVGNPQLIQFSREVIDLLKSQPSCVIPVSKFIPTYHHHFAKQCRVSDYGYSKLMELLEAVPHVLQILGMGSKRLLTLTHRAQVKRFTQDLLKLLKSQASKQVIVREFLQAYHWCFSKDWDVTEYGVCELVDIISEIPDTTICLSQQDNEMVICIPKRERTQEEIERTKQFSKEVVDLLRHQPHFRMPFNKFIPSYHHHFGRQCKLAYYGFTKLLELFEAIPDVLQVLECGEEKILTLTEVEQVKAVAAQFVKLLRSQKDNCLMMTDLLTEYSKTFGYTLRLHDYDVSSVPALMQKLCHVVKVVDTESGKQIQLINRKSLRTLTAQLLVLLMSWDGTSFLSVEQLKQHYETIHSTSLNPCEYGFMTLPELLKSLPYLVEVFTNGAAEEYVKLTNLYMFAKNVRSLLHTYHYQQIFLHEFPVAYSKYTGEVLQPKAYGCNNLEELLGAIPQVVWIKGHGHKRIVVLKNDMKTRFSSPSFPPADHVDDHGNQLADNNGHIMETPGSTSSMELSLGTPSNVSNQTEQELLCLTNTSPVDLLCEPVPSCLPSPQLRPDPVVLESADLIQFEERPAPLSEIMILTEEEKQRIVTTAQEKLTSGSVVSNTTEGASVPPCQSSETQLNKEAMDSPAKKQHKNKVKLAANFSLAPVTKL from the exons ATGATGGAAGGAAACAGGACAGAAAACCTCTGCAATAGATCATTTGGATGGCTTCAGCGACAAGAGAATGATGCTAAACCATGGCTCTGGAAACTTTCTAAttgcttttctgctgctgaaaagtCTTTGCCTTGCACTGCAAAAACG AAAGATTACATGGAGAACAAGAAAGCTGCTGTAGAATTGAAGGATGCTTCATCTCCTCATAATGCTGGCTCTAAATTGTTTCCAGCAGTACCGCTTCCTGATGTTCATCCTCTTCAGCAACAGCAAATACAGCTTTCACCTGGCCCCAAA CCAACTAGAAACAGCCTAGCCGATGCTGCTAAAATCTGGCCAAATATTCCTCCTCCAAGTGCACAGACTGCACCTGTTCCTATCCCAATATGTAATGGCTGTGGAACCAAAGGAACAGGAAATGAGAAGAGTTTGCTACTGGCGAGCAGCCTTGGCAAATCGCCGCAGAAATATG GGTCTCCGGAAGTTGCAATAACAGGCCAAGTTCTGGAAAACTTGCCCCCCATTGGAGTCTTCTGGGATATTGAAAACTGTTCAGTTCCCACTGGTCGTTCAGCTATAGCAGTTGTACAGAGGATTCGTGAAAAGTTTTTTAAAGGTCACAGAGAGGCAGAATTCATCTGTGTGTGTGacattagtaaagaaaataaagaagttattCAGGAGCTAAACAACTGCCAG GTGACTGTTGCACACATCAATGCTACAGCAAAGAATGCTGCTGATGACAAACTCAGACAGAGTCTTAGGAGATTTGCCGATACACACACTGCACCTGCCACTGTGGTTCTTGTGTCAA cggATGTGAACTTTGCTTTGGAACTTAGTGACCTGAGACATCGACATGGTTTTCGGATAATTTTGGTACATAAAAACCAAGCTTCAGAAGCACTCTTACATCATGCTCATGAGcttatttgttttgaagaatttatTTCAGACTTGCCACCGAGGTTACCACTGAAAATGCCG GCATGCCATACTCTATTATATGTTTATAATCTGCCAAcaaacagagacagcaaaagtGTCAGTAATAGACTCAGGCGTTTGTCAGACAACTGTGGAGGCAaggtgctgagcatttctggaAGCAGTGCAATTCTCcgttttttaaatcaagaaagtGCTGAACGGGCTCGGAAACGAATGGAAAATGAAGATGTCTTTGGTAACAGGATTGTAGTGTCTTTTACTCCCAAAAACAAAGAACTTGAAACAAAAAGCTCCAGCTTTGTGGGAACTGAAAAGGTGAAATCTCccaaaaaaattaacaagaacTCAAAGCTGTGCCTCCTCAACAAAGACTCAAGTGATCAGTCTTCTGGTACCAAaggctctgctgggagaggaTTCCAGATTCATGGATCTATCATCAAACCCACAAATGTTAAAAGTTTACAG GAGCTGTGCCGCCTTGAATCAAAGACCATCAGTAGAAATATTGAAAACCAGCAAGAACATTTAAGAGAACAAATTCCTTCTCCTCAGAGTAACTCTAATGCAGTGATTCCTGTGTCTCTGGCAACCAAAAAAATTGGAACGGGAGAACCATCCTGTAAAAGTAGTCAgaa AAGAGAGACCTCTGCTTCCAGAAGCATTACCAATTCCCCTGTAGATAAAAAAGATaaagatgaaactgtatttcagGTCAGCTATCCCTCTGCATTCAGCAAGTTGACGGCTTCAAGACAACTTAGTCCTTTACTCGTGTCTCAGAGTTGCTGGTCATCTCG GAGTATGTCTCCAAACCTCTCAAATAGATCATCTCCACTCACCTTTAATGTAGTAAGTCATACCAGTGCTACAGACTGCCCTGATCCTTTTGCAAATGGTGCAGACATTCAGATCAGCAATATAGATTACAGATTGTCCAGAAAAGAGTTGCAGCAAAACTTACAAGAAATCTTCTCAAGACACGGCAAG gtaAAAAGTGTAGAGCTCAGTCCTCATACAGACTACCAGTTGAAGGCTACAGTTCAGATGGAAAATCTGCAAGAAGCAATCAGTGCTGTCAACAGTCTTCACAGATACAAAATTGGCAGTAAAAGGATCCAGGTCTCATTAGCAACGGGAGCTGCTAGTAAATCACTCTCTCTACTTAG CTCAGAAACGATGTCCATTCTGCAGGATGCACCTGCTTGTTGTCTGCCTGTGTTCAAATTCACGGAAATCTATGAAAAAAA atttgGACATAAGTTAATTGTATCAGACTTATATAAACTAACGGATACTGTGGCAATCCGTGACCAAGGAAGTGGGTGGCTGGTGTGCCTTTTACCCAGTAGCCAAGCCCGGCAGAGTCCATTGGGATCTTCACAGTCACATGATGGTTCATCAGCAAACTGTAGTCCTATAATATTTGAAGAGTTGGAATATCACGAGCCTGTTTGTAAGCAGCATTGCCTGAATAAAGACTTTAT TGAGCATGAGTTTGATCCAGATTCTTACAGAATTCCTTTTGTGATTTTGTCTCTGAAGACATTTGCTCCCCAAGTTCACAGTCTTCTACAGACACATGAGGGTACTGTGCCTTTACTAAg ttttCCTGATTGTTATATGTCAGAGTTCAATGATCTTGAAATGGTGCCAGAAGGCCAGGGTGGCGTTCCTTTAGAACATCTAATTACGTGTGTTCCTGGAGTTAACATTGCCACTGCCCAAAATGGCATTAAAGTTATTAAATGGATACATAACAAACCACCACCTCCGACTACAg atccTTGGCTTCTACGTTCCAAGAGCCCTGTAGGTAATCCACAACTTATTCAGTTCAGTAGAGAAGTGATAGATCTACTTAAAAGCCAACCGTCCTGCGTCATACCTGTCAGTAAATTCATCCCAACGTACCATCATCACTTTGCAAAACAATGCCGTGTGTCTGACTACGGGTATTCTAAATTAATGGAGCTGCTAGAAGCAGTGCCTCATGTACTGCAA attctTGGTATGGGTTCCAAACGCTTGTTAACTCTAACGCACAGAGCTCAAGTGAAGCGCTTTACTCAAGACTTACTGAAGCTTCTTAAATCCCAAGCCAGTAAGCAAGTTATTGTGAGGGAATTCTTACAGGCTTATCACTG GTGTTTCTCTAAGGACTGGGATGTTACTGAGTATGGAGTGTGTGAACTGGTTGATATTATATCAGAAATTCCAGATACAACCATCTGTTTGTCACAGCAAGACAATGAAATGGTAATTTGTATTCCCAAAAGAG aacgTACACAAGAAGAAATTGAAAGAACCAAACAATTTTCTAAAGAGGTAGTAGACTTACTGCGCCATCAACCCCATTTTCGAATGCCCTTCAATAAATTTATTCCTTCTTATCACCACCACTTTGGTCGTCAGTGCAAACTTGCTTACTATGGTTTTACAAAACTACTTGAACTCTTTGAAGCCATACCAGATGTCTTACAA GTATTGGAATGTGGGGAGGAGAAAATTCTCACGCTCACAGAGGTGGAACAAGTCAAAGCAGTTGCTGCCCAGTTTGTTAAACTGCTGCGGTCTCAGAAAGACAACTGCCTTATGATGACTGATTTACTGACAGAGTACAGTAAAACATTTGGATACACACTGCGTCTTCATGACTATGATGTTAGCTCAGTTCCAGCTTTAATGCAAAAACTTTGCCATGTTGTAAAG GTTGTTGATACAGAGTCTGGCAAGCAAATTCAGCTGATAAATAGAAAATCTCTGCGGACTCTGACTGCCCAATTGCTAGTCTTGTTGATGTCCTGGGATGGAACATCCTTTCTCTCTGTTGAACAGCTTAAACAGCATTATGAAACAATCCATAGTACTTCGCTTAATCCGTGTGAATATGGATTTATGACCTTACCTGAACTCCTGAAGAGTCTCCCTTACTTGGTTGAG GTTTTTACCAATGGTGCAGCAGAAGAATATGTGAAGCTTACAAATCTGTATATGTTTGCAAAGAATGTAAGGTCCTTACTTCACACTTACCATTATCAGCAGATTTTTCTTCATGAGTTCCCAGTAGCATACAGCAAATACACAGGAGAAGTACTGCAGCCTAAAGCATATGGATGCAATAACTTAGAAGAGCTCTTGGGAGCAATTCCACAG GTGGTCTGGATTAAAGGACATGGTCATAAGAGAATTGTGGTACTAAAGAATGATATGAAAA CTCGTTTTAGCTCACCTAGTTTTCCCCCTGCTGATCATGTGGATGATCATGGAAATCAACTTGCTGACAATAATGGACATATTATGGAGACCCCAGGATCCACTTCATCAATGGAACTAAGTCTAGGAACACCTAGCAATG TTTCTAATCAAACTGAGCAAGAACTTCTTTGCCTCACAAATACATCTCCCGTTGACCTCTTGTGTGAGCCAGTTCCTTCCTGCCTCCCATCCCCGCAACTGAGACCTGATCCAGTGGTTCTTGAGTCTGCAGACCTCATTCAGTTTGAGGAACGCCCTGCACCTCTCTCCG AGATAATGATtttaacagaagaggaaaaacagagaattgTTACCACAGCTCAAGAAAAATTGACCTCTGGTTCTGTGGTATCTAACACCACAGAGGGTGCTTCAGTGCCTCCCTGTCAGTCCTCTGAAACCCAACTAAACAAGGAAGCAATGGACAGCCCAGccaaaaagcaacacaaaaacaaGGTGAAATTGGCAGCAAACTTTTCACTTGCACCTGTAACCAAGCTTTAA
- the MARF1 gene encoding meiosis regulator and mRNA stability factor 1 isoform X2: MMEGNRTENLCNRSFGWLQRQENDAKPWLWKLSNCFSAAEKSLPCTAKTKDYMENKKAAVELKDASSPHNAGSKLFPAVPLPDVHPLQQQQIQLSPGPKVSCCAHGSDSSCTPQMHCGGGGGNLIHPGTILDSKSTGTITCQVGSGFAYQSASSLKSPPARSNLAGIANEFPGVCVENSVSSCQHLPCCGKLHFQSCHGNVHKLHQFPALQSCTSSGYFPCSEFTSGAAGHLDEHIAQSDLTSRVCANPLHLNMAPSVCLKGSHYCNDCLSKPTRNSLADAAKIWPNIPPPSAQTAPVPIPICNGCGTKGTGNEKSLLLASSLGKSPQKYGSPEVAITGQVLENLPPIGVFWDIENCSVPTGRSAIAVVQRIREKFFKGHREAEFICVCDISKENKEVIQELNNCQVTVAHINATAKNAADDKLRQSLRRFADTHTAPATVVLVSTDVNFALELSDLRHRHGFRIILVHKNQASEALLHHAHELICFEEFISDLPPRLPLKMPACHTLLYVYNLPTNRDSKSVSNRLRRLSDNCGGKVLSISGSSAILRFLNQESAERARKRMENEDVFGNRIVVSFTPKNKELETKSSSFVGTEKVKSPKKINKNSKLCLLNKDSSDQSSGTKGSAGRGFQIHGSIIKPTNVKSLQELCRLESKTISRNIENQQEHLREQIPSPQSNSNAVIPVSLATKKIGTGEPSCKSSQKRETSASRSITNSPVDKKDKDETVFQVSYPSAFSKLTASRQLSPLLVSQSCWSSRSMSPNLSNRSSPLTFNVVSHTSATDCPDPFANGADIQISNIDYRLSRKELQQNLQEIFSRHGKVKSVELSPHTDYQLKATVQMENLQEAISAVNSLHRYKIGSKRIQVSLATGAASKSLSLLSSETMSILQDAPACCLPVFKFTEIYEKKFGHKLIVSDLYKLTDTVAIRDQGSGWLVCLLPSSQARQSPLGSSQSHDGSSANCSPIIFEELEYHEPVCKQHCLNKDFIEHEFDPDSYRIPFVILSLKTFAPQVHSLLQTHEGTVPLLSFPDCYMSEFNDLEMVPEGQGGVPLEHLITCVPGVNIATAQNGIKVIKWIHNKPPPPTTDPWLLRSKSPVGNPQLIQFSREVIDLLKSQPSCVIPVSKFIPTYHHHFAKQCRVSDYGYSKLMELLEAVPHVLQILGMGSKRLLTLTHRAQVKRFTQDLLKLLKSQASKQVIVREFLQAYHWCFSKDWDVTEYGVCELVDIISEIPDTTICLSQQDNEMVICIPKRERTQEEIERTKQFSKEVVDLLRHQPHFRMPFNKFIPSYHHHFGRQCKLAYYGFTKLLELFEAIPDVLQVLECGEEKILTLTEVEQVKAVAAQFVKLLRSQKDNCLMMTDLLTEYSKTFGYTLRLHDYDVSSVPALMQKLCHVVKVVDTESGKQIQLINRKSLRTLTAQLLVLLMSWDGTSFLSVEQLKQHYETIHSTSLNPCEYGFMTLPELLKSLPYLVEVFTNGAAEEYVKLTNLYMFAKNVRSLLHTYHYQQIFLHEFPVAYSKYTGEVLQPKAYGCNNLEELLGAIPQVVWIKGHGHKRIVVLKNDMKTRFSSPSFPPADHVDDHGNQLADNNGHIMETPGSTSSMELSLGTPSNVPSCLPSPQLRPDPVVLESADLIQFEERPAPLSEIMILTEEEKQRIVTTAQEKLTSGSVVSNTTEGASVPPCQSSETQLNKEAMDSPAKKQHKNKVKLAANFSLAPVTKL, from the exons ATGATGGAAGGAAACAGGACAGAAAACCTCTGCAATAGATCATTTGGATGGCTTCAGCGACAAGAGAATGATGCTAAACCATGGCTCTGGAAACTTTCTAAttgcttttctgctgctgaaaagtCTTTGCCTTGCACTGCAAAAACG AAAGATTACATGGAGAACAAGAAAGCTGCTGTAGAATTGAAGGATGCTTCATCTCCTCATAATGCTGGCTCTAAATTGTTTCCAGCAGTACCGCTTCCTGATGTTCATCCTCTTCAGCAACAGCAAATACAGCTTTCACCTGGCCCCAAAGTAAGCTGCTGTGCTCATGGCTCTGACTCTTCTTGTACTCCACAAATGcattgtggtggtggtggtggtaactTGATTCACCCTGGCACAATATTAGACTCAAAAAGCACTGGGACGATTACTTGTCAAGTAGGGTCAGGATTTGCTTATCAGTCTGCATCTTCACTGAAGAGCCCTCCAGCTAGAAGCAATTTGGCGGGCATTGCGAATGAGTTCCCTGGCGTGTGCGTAGAAAACAGTGTATCTTCCTGTCAACATCTGCCCTGTTGTGGAAAACTCCATTTCCAGTCCTGTCATGGTAACGTGCACAAACTGCATCAGTTTCCAGCCCTTCAGAGCTGCACATCTTCTGGCTATTTTCCTTGTTCTGAATTCACAAGTGGGGCTGCAGGCCACTTGGATGAGCATATTGCACAGTCGGACCTAACATCACGTGTGTGCGCCAACCCTTTGCACCTAAACATGGCACCTTCAGTTTGTTTAAAGGGCTCTCACTACTGCAATGACTGCTTGAGCAAG CCAACTAGAAACAGCCTAGCCGATGCTGCTAAAATCTGGCCAAATATTCCTCCTCCAAGTGCACAGACTGCACCTGTTCCTATCCCAATATGTAATGGCTGTGGAACCAAAGGAACAGGAAATGAGAAGAGTTTGCTACTGGCGAGCAGCCTTGGCAAATCGCCGCAGAAATATG GGTCTCCGGAAGTTGCAATAACAGGCCAAGTTCTGGAAAACTTGCCCCCCATTGGAGTCTTCTGGGATATTGAAAACTGTTCAGTTCCCACTGGTCGTTCAGCTATAGCAGTTGTACAGAGGATTCGTGAAAAGTTTTTTAAAGGTCACAGAGAGGCAGAATTCATCTGTGTGTGTGacattagtaaagaaaataaagaagttattCAGGAGCTAAACAACTGCCAG GTGACTGTTGCACACATCAATGCTACAGCAAAGAATGCTGCTGATGACAAACTCAGACAGAGTCTTAGGAGATTTGCCGATACACACACTGCACCTGCCACTGTGGTTCTTGTGTCAA cggATGTGAACTTTGCTTTGGAACTTAGTGACCTGAGACATCGACATGGTTTTCGGATAATTTTGGTACATAAAAACCAAGCTTCAGAAGCACTCTTACATCATGCTCATGAGcttatttgttttgaagaatttatTTCAGACTTGCCACCGAGGTTACCACTGAAAATGCCG GCATGCCATACTCTATTATATGTTTATAATCTGCCAAcaaacagagacagcaaaagtGTCAGTAATAGACTCAGGCGTTTGTCAGACAACTGTGGAGGCAaggtgctgagcatttctggaAGCAGTGCAATTCTCcgttttttaaatcaagaaagtGCTGAACGGGCTCGGAAACGAATGGAAAATGAAGATGTCTTTGGTAACAGGATTGTAGTGTCTTTTACTCCCAAAAACAAAGAACTTGAAACAAAAAGCTCCAGCTTTGTGGGAACTGAAAAGGTGAAATCTCccaaaaaaattaacaagaacTCAAAGCTGTGCCTCCTCAACAAAGACTCAAGTGATCAGTCTTCTGGTACCAAaggctctgctgggagaggaTTCCAGATTCATGGATCTATCATCAAACCCACAAATGTTAAAAGTTTACAG GAGCTGTGCCGCCTTGAATCAAAGACCATCAGTAGAAATATTGAAAACCAGCAAGAACATTTAAGAGAACAAATTCCTTCTCCTCAGAGTAACTCTAATGCAGTGATTCCTGTGTCTCTGGCAACCAAAAAAATTGGAACGGGAGAACCATCCTGTAAAAGTAGTCAgaa AAGAGAGACCTCTGCTTCCAGAAGCATTACCAATTCCCCTGTAGATAAAAAAGATaaagatgaaactgtatttcagGTCAGCTATCCCTCTGCATTCAGCAAGTTGACGGCTTCAAGACAACTTAGTCCTTTACTCGTGTCTCAGAGTTGCTGGTCATCTCG GAGTATGTCTCCAAACCTCTCAAATAGATCATCTCCACTCACCTTTAATGTAGTAAGTCATACCAGTGCTACAGACTGCCCTGATCCTTTTGCAAATGGTGCAGACATTCAGATCAGCAATATAGATTACAGATTGTCCAGAAAAGAGTTGCAGCAAAACTTACAAGAAATCTTCTCAAGACACGGCAAG gtaAAAAGTGTAGAGCTCAGTCCTCATACAGACTACCAGTTGAAGGCTACAGTTCAGATGGAAAATCTGCAAGAAGCAATCAGTGCTGTCAACAGTCTTCACAGATACAAAATTGGCAGTAAAAGGATCCAGGTCTCATTAGCAACGGGAGCTGCTAGTAAATCACTCTCTCTACTTAG CTCAGAAACGATGTCCATTCTGCAGGATGCACCTGCTTGTTGTCTGCCTGTGTTCAAATTCACGGAAATCTATGAAAAAAA atttgGACATAAGTTAATTGTATCAGACTTATATAAACTAACGGATACTGTGGCAATCCGTGACCAAGGAAGTGGGTGGCTGGTGTGCCTTTTACCCAGTAGCCAAGCCCGGCAGAGTCCATTGGGATCTTCACAGTCACATGATGGTTCATCAGCAAACTGTAGTCCTATAATATTTGAAGAGTTGGAATATCACGAGCCTGTTTGTAAGCAGCATTGCCTGAATAAAGACTTTAT TGAGCATGAGTTTGATCCAGATTCTTACAGAATTCCTTTTGTGATTTTGTCTCTGAAGACATTTGCTCCCCAAGTTCACAGTCTTCTACAGACACATGAGGGTACTGTGCCTTTACTAAg ttttCCTGATTGTTATATGTCAGAGTTCAATGATCTTGAAATGGTGCCAGAAGGCCAGGGTGGCGTTCCTTTAGAACATCTAATTACGTGTGTTCCTGGAGTTAACATTGCCACTGCCCAAAATGGCATTAAAGTTATTAAATGGATACATAACAAACCACCACCTCCGACTACAg atccTTGGCTTCTACGTTCCAAGAGCCCTGTAGGTAATCCACAACTTATTCAGTTCAGTAGAGAAGTGATAGATCTACTTAAAAGCCAACCGTCCTGCGTCATACCTGTCAGTAAATTCATCCCAACGTACCATCATCACTTTGCAAAACAATGCCGTGTGTCTGACTACGGGTATTCTAAATTAATGGAGCTGCTAGAAGCAGTGCCTCATGTACTGCAA attctTGGTATGGGTTCCAAACGCTTGTTAACTCTAACGCACAGAGCTCAAGTGAAGCGCTTTACTCAAGACTTACTGAAGCTTCTTAAATCCCAAGCCAGTAAGCAAGTTATTGTGAGGGAATTCTTACAGGCTTATCACTG GTGTTTCTCTAAGGACTGGGATGTTACTGAGTATGGAGTGTGTGAACTGGTTGATATTATATCAGAAATTCCAGATACAACCATCTGTTTGTCACAGCAAGACAATGAAATGGTAATTTGTATTCCCAAAAGAG aacgTACACAAGAAGAAATTGAAAGAACCAAACAATTTTCTAAAGAGGTAGTAGACTTACTGCGCCATCAACCCCATTTTCGAATGCCCTTCAATAAATTTATTCCTTCTTATCACCACCACTTTGGTCGTCAGTGCAAACTTGCTTACTATGGTTTTACAAAACTACTTGAACTCTTTGAAGCCATACCAGATGTCTTACAA GTATTGGAATGTGGGGAGGAGAAAATTCTCACGCTCACAGAGGTGGAACAAGTCAAAGCAGTTGCTGCCCAGTTTGTTAAACTGCTGCGGTCTCAGAAAGACAACTGCCTTATGATGACTGATTTACTGACAGAGTACAGTAAAACATTTGGATACACACTGCGTCTTCATGACTATGATGTTAGCTCAGTTCCAGCTTTAATGCAAAAACTTTGCCATGTTGTAAAG GTTGTTGATACAGAGTCTGGCAAGCAAATTCAGCTGATAAATAGAAAATCTCTGCGGACTCTGACTGCCCAATTGCTAGTCTTGTTGATGTCCTGGGATGGAACATCCTTTCTCTCTGTTGAACAGCTTAAACAGCATTATGAAACAATCCATAGTACTTCGCTTAATCCGTGTGAATATGGATTTATGACCTTACCTGAACTCCTGAAGAGTCTCCCTTACTTGGTTGAG GTTTTTACCAATGGTGCAGCAGAAGAATATGTGAAGCTTACAAATCTGTATATGTTTGCAAAGAATGTAAGGTCCTTACTTCACACTTACCATTATCAGCAGATTTTTCTTCATGAGTTCCCAGTAGCATACAGCAAATACACAGGAGAAGTACTGCAGCCTAAAGCATATGGATGCAATAACTTAGAAGAGCTCTTGGGAGCAATTCCACAG GTGGTCTGGATTAAAGGACATGGTCATAAGAGAATTGTGGTACTAAAGAATGATATGAAAA CTCGTTTTAGCTCACCTAGTTTTCCCCCTGCTGATCATGTGGATGATCATGGAAATCAACTTGCTGACAATAATGGACATATTATGGAGACCCCAGGATCCACTTCATCAATGGAACTAAGTCTAGGAACACCTAGCAATG TTCCTTCCTGCCTCCCATCCCCGCAACTGAGACCTGATCCAGTGGTTCTTGAGTCTGCAGACCTCATTCAGTTTGAGGAACGCCCTGCACCTCTCTCCG AGATAATGATtttaacagaagaggaaaaacagagaattgTTACCACAGCTCAAGAAAAATTGACCTCTGGTTCTGTGGTATCTAACACCACAGAGGGTGCTTCAGTGCCTCCCTGTCAGTCCTCTGAAACCCAACTAAACAAGGAAGCAATGGACAGCCCAGccaaaaagcaacacaaaaacaaGGTGAAATTGGCAGCAAACTTTTCACTTGCACCTGTAACCAAGCTTTAA